The Polyangium mundeleinium genome contains the following window.
GGCTCGCGCAGGGCAAGCACCGCGAGCGCACGGTCCTCGCCACGAAATTCCGCTTTCGCATGGGCGACGGTCCAAACGGCACGGGCGCCTCGCGTTATCGCATCGTGCGCTGCGTCGAGGATAGCCTTCGGCGCCTGCGCACCGATCGAATCGACCTGTACCAGATCCACATGCAGGACAACGACACGCCCGAGGAGGAGACGCTCCGCGCGCTCGACGACCTCGTGCGTCAAGGCAAAGTCCTCTACATCGGGGCCAGCAATTACGCGGCGTACCGGCTCACCGACAGCTTGTGGACGAGCCGTACCTCGCACATGAGCTCGTTCGTCTCGCTCCAGATGCAATACAGCCTCGTCTCGCGTGAGCTCGAGCGCGAGCACGTGCCGCTCTGCAAGAAATTCGGTCTCGGTATCTTGCCGTGGTCGCCGCTCGCAGGCGGGTTCCTCACCGGCAAGTACCAGAAAAACCAGCCCCCGCCCGAGGGCGCGCGGCTCGACAAGTGGAAGAACCAGCTCGCCGGCTTCGATACCCCGCGCAACTGGCGGATCCTCGACGCGGTCACCGCCGTCGCCAAGGAGCGCAATTCCACGAAGGCCGCCGTCTCGCTCGCGTGGCTCCTGCAGAAGCCCGCGGTCACGAGCTCGATTTTCGGCGCGCGCACCCTCGAACAGCTCGACGCGTGTCTCGCGAGCGCGGAGCTCTCCCTCTCGGCCGAGGAGATGAAGCGCCTCGACGAGGCCAGCGCATTCGAGCCCGGCTACCCCTACGAGATGATCGGCCGCGTGCAGCAGGGCCGCTGGTAGCTCAATCGTTTGTCTTCACGGCACGCGCGGGCGGCAGGACGAACAGGAGGCCCCCCCATGGCCGCTCCTATTTGCCGGACGTCGCCGTGGGGGCCGTCGCGCAGCGAATGCCCAAGAA
Protein-coding sequences here:
- a CDS encoding aldo/keto reductase; this translates as MEYRTLGNSGVKVSTLCLGAMTFGEADEKSFMHKVGCDELTAHAILSRALDRGVNFIDTADVYGQDGLSERVVGSWLAQGKHRERTVLATKFRFRMGDGPNGTGASRYRIVRCVEDSLRRLRTDRIDLYQIHMQDNDTPEEETLRALDDLVRQGKVLYIGASNYAAYRLTDSLWTSRTSHMSSFVSLQMQYSLVSRELEREHVPLCKKFGLGILPWSPLAGGFLTGKYQKNQPPPEGARLDKWKNQLAGFDTPRNWRILDAVTAVAKERNSTKAAVSLAWLLQKPAVTSSIFGARTLEQLDACLASAELSLSAEEMKRLDEASAFEPGYPYEMIGRVQQGRW